GGGGGATCGGGCGTAATGTTCACTCATGGACCGCCGCATTTTCGGGCTGGAGAACGAGTACGGCGTCACGTGTACGTTCAGGGGACAGCGGCGCCTGTCTCCCGACGAGGTGGCGCGGTACCTCTTCCGCCGTGTCGTGTCATGGGGCCGCAGCAGCAATGTCTTTCTGCGAAACGGCGCACGCCTCTATCTCGACGTGGGCTCACATCCGGAATACGCGACACCCGAATGTGACAACGTGACCGAACTGGTCACCCACGACAAGGCCGGCGAGCGCATTCTCGAAGGACTCCTGGTGGACGCCGAACGACGCCTGCACGAGGAAGGAATCGCGGGCGACGTCTACCTCTTCAAGAACAACACCGACTCGGCCGGAAACTCCTACGGCTGCCACGAGAACTACCTCGTCGCACGCCACGGGGAGTTCTCCCGGCTCGCGGACATTCTCATTCCGTTCCTGGTCACCCGGCAGCTTCTGTGCGGTGCCGGCAAGGTGCTGCAGACCCCGCGGGGCGCGGTGTACTGCGTCAGCCAGCGGGCCGAGCACATCTGGGAGGGCGTCTCCTCGGCGACGACCCGCTCCCGGCCGATCATCAACACCCGCGACGAACCGCACGCCGACGCCGAGCGCTACCGCCGTCTGCACGTCATCGTGGGCGACTCGAACATGTCCGAGACGACCATGCTGCTCAAGGTCGGCGCGACCGACCTGGTGCTGCGCATGATCGAGGCGGGCACCGTGATGCGCGACCTGACCCTGGAGAACCCGATCCGGGCGATCCGCGAGGTCAGCCACGACATCACCGGCCGGCGCAAGGTGCGTCTGGCCAGCGGCCGGGAGGCCTCCGCGCTGGAGGTGCAGCGCGAGTACTACGAGAAGGCCGTGGACTTCTGCGAGCGCCGGGGCATCCGCACCGGCACCGTCGAGCAGGTCCTGGAGCTGTGGGGCCGCACGCTGGACGCGATCGAGGCCGAGGACCTCGACCGGATCGGCACCGAGATCGACTGGGTCATGAAGTACAAGCTGATCGAGCGGTACCGGGCCAAGCACAACATGACCATGTCCCACCCGCGG
Above is a window of Streptomyces griseorubiginosus DNA encoding:
- the pafA gene encoding Pup--protein ligase; this translates as MDRRIFGLENEYGVTCTFRGQRRLSPDEVARYLFRRVVSWGRSSNVFLRNGARLYLDVGSHPEYATPECDNVTELVTHDKAGERILEGLLVDAERRLHEEGIAGDVYLFKNNTDSAGNSYGCHENYLVARHGEFSRLADILIPFLVTRQLLCGAGKVLQTPRGAVYCVSQRAEHIWEGVSSATTRSRPIINTRDEPHADAERYRRLHVIVGDSNMSETTMLLKVGATDLVLRMIEAGTVMRDLTLENPIRAIREVSHDITGRRKVRLASGREASALEVQREYYEKAVDFCERRGIRTGTVEQVLELWGRTLDAIEAEDLDRIGTEIDWVMKYKLIERYRAKHNMTMSHPRVAQIDLAYHDIHRRRGLYYLLERKGQAARICNDLKIFEGKSVPPQTTRARLRGDFIRRAQEQRRDFTVDWVHLKLNDQAQRTVLCKDPFRSVDDRVEKLIAGM